The genomic interval aattgctaacgtcccccccatggtgattctagtgtttgaggtatggacctggaaattgcgcgcgacacatccttttaatgtaatgatgctttgtataaagttatttgaaaatgactattagtgaccaagttgtggccctgacacggatttgctaacgcacccccatggtgattctagtctttgaggtatggacctggaaattgcgcgcgacacatccttttaatgtagtgatgatttgtataaagttatttgaaaatcgctttattagttaccaagttatggcccggacaaggaattgctaacggacggagagacggacagacagacgatggaggccataacataatacgacccttcgggcgtataaaaatgaagacaaaattcattgttcaaatgtgtttatttctgTCAAGACCTTCatcattgtatgaaaatagagatatataatttatgtttacaatCGTGCCAATCATGGACAAATTATAACAGATCTGATAACTTGACTACTAATAATCCGTGGTCTTTCATTCCATGTCGTTGCTATGGCaacaaattaatgatatttaagttttaGAATTTATAAACCATTTCAGAGTCTAATCAACCAATTGTTTAAGTCAATGAACGCTGTcttcaaacatgaaataacaGCCTAGTTCGACACTAGGCAATAGAGgattttatgcaattttaaatgattaatctAATGCAttgggttttttttctaatgGAGTTATAAGCAGcaaaaattcattaaatttgCTTGGTCAAATCAAAAACTCAGctgataaattaaatacaatattgcaTGAAACCCTCTTTATATCAAcataagcaaatatatatatatacacacagaacacaaaaataacaagtttGTCGGATGTCTGTAGAAGAGAAATCAGAGTTGTATAGCACAAAAGAGGAAGGCTTGAACAAATAATTCAACAGCTGAGAAGAATACAAACATTAGCACTGCGGGAAATATCACTCATTCCCgtgtaaatggaaaaatatgcatATCACTTTAGAAAATGGTATGATCACAGCATAGCTCAgtgaaaaacaatgaataacatGCTTTTATTTCTTTGCAACAAGTAACATATTTAGATCAATGGTCATTTCTCTAAAAgatatctatattttttttacttctttcattttaattttggcATGCACATTTTTAAACAGGAGAACACAACggtgttaaaacaaaactgcAATTGCATTTATGCTGAACAATTTTGTCTCAGGCCGTATTTGAGAAGATGAAACCGGTCATGAAGTTTGATGTCGTTCATAACtatatatattgttgtcaaTATAACGTAGGTCAAGGTCGAACTGAGTGCTTTGTCAGTCTGCAGTCACCGTCCTGGGCTTTGTAATGTCGCGTTCTCACTGGTCTCGCTCACTCGCACGATTTGTCGTCAATTGAGCTTTCTCGCAACTTGCTCACTTTCCACGCTCGTAACAATAATTCTCTCTCCCCCTCACTGTAGTGTTGTCAGAATCTCCCAGTCCCTCGCACAAAAACACACAAGTCTTGCTGGGATATTTGAGATGGCTGTTTTTAGACAACTCCGCATATAATTTTGTTGTCTTATGTAGCAATGTCTAGATGTCCATGGTGCAATTCTAGTATTACACAGATTCTAGGCTCCTTAATTTATCTGAAAGAGAGACACATAAATTTTTCATTCTGGATTTCCTAGTTTTCAACGACTTAAAAACATGCATTCAGCAGATAAAGAGATTAATTACttcaaacaaatcaatatatatGATCCTCAGTGACTCTTAAAATATTAAGTCTCAACAAACTAATCACATATATATACCggcaaatttatttaaaaatatctataCAACTTATATAAACAAACTAGTCATAACCTACCATGACTGAGCGTTTTTCAGTTTGCGGATTTCTTTAGTTGCCCAAGTGGacaatgttttacatttgcTGACTTTTGACCTTCGCCCTTTTGTAAGAAGGCTTGTTATTGGTTCCTTATCGACCAATGGCAGGATACTGGCACCGAATGTTGTACAAAGGTCTCTGAAAGTAGATAAAGATTGTGTACTGTTGCATACCcttttttaaacaatggaaGAGGAAGGGGTGAGATGGTCTCTGGTTCAAGCCCCTACTCGGAAACAGATGCTTCTGCGATCaatatcacaattttttttatagccTTCAAAATTAAGCAAAATTTCATTGTTCATAAAGGGTAAATTTCCTTCATCATCACATATTACTTGAGAAGGCCTTAAGGAAAGAAAGGTAAAGTATATTATCAACTTTAAATAGCAATGACAAAATCCAATAAGCATCTGCTTCCCCTTGCTGTACAGAAATCACAGCCCTCATATAGATCAAATTCATGTCAAGACATGGCAAAAACCCACTAGACCTCAAATGGTGACAAGTCAAGCCCATTGAAAGAGCCATTGATACCTGTAGACATAATGCTCTTCCATGCAATTGCAATACAGAAGAGCATGGAGTTGAACATTACTCAAAACCTTCCACACTACCCAATCAGCATGGTGAACCTCTATTGCAAGttttgaaaatcttaaaatGCATGGTAAGGAAAAGGTCACCTAGGCGACCTAAatttgattcccggcctgggcgcatgtgagtttggtttgtggttaccaagccagacaagtggggtTTTTtccgggtactctggtttcctCCACAACCCTAAACCACACTCTTGCGTAACATCATACCAACAAGAGTGatcaatataatgttgttatatattgttGGTTAAAACCAATGCCGGACCCCATGATGGTTGAGGTAAAATGAGGATCTTGCTGCCGACACAACCGTCGTTATGTACCAAACACATGTGCCTAGGCATGTTAAAACCCCTCCGTGCATGAAAGAGTTACAGCCAGCACATGGAAAATCTTTCCATTATGAAAAACCTTAAAGTGTGATCTAGACTTAAGCACGACACTTTTGTCCCTGTAAAGAACACATGTgcaaagtaattttaaaatctctgCAAGACGAGTTATGCCAGGTCACTAAAAACGGGACTGATGCTCGTGATTTCAGTATGCCCCACCTTTGGGGGCACAAACAGCATGTTGTGGCAGGGATCTTTCCAATCTGGACAATGAAGAAGACAGACTTCAATACTGCCTCCATGTACACTTTACATCCCAGATACTCACCCTATGAGACCGCACGAGGCTGATATATTACTGTCGCTGTGATCCTCATCTAGTGCTATGTGTTCTATGAAGGATATCATGTGTCCAACATGGTTCTGTAGTAACGCTACCTCCTCTGAAATAGGAAGAAAGGGAGTTCAAGGGCTATACAGTATTTGATAAACTTAGGATCAATGCAGTTTTCCCAACAAAGTAAATTTGAACAGTCCAGATGATAGTTTTGaatcttaatattttatttatttttattttttaagtgatGTTTGCATAAAGAAattcattgtttacaaattcattCTGATTCATaactattttgacttttaaattAGAGACCTAAGAAAAAGTGAGTACAGGTCCAATTATTGATGTCTTTCACCTTCAGACAGATGGTCAGATTCCTCACAGACAGTAATATCTAAGAAAacttaatggaaaaatattttttttgtaacgaaCATGGACTTTTGGATCCAATCAATCATTAGGAACAATGGATTAATATGACTTTTACGATCACTTGGATCATAGCCTTGTTCAATCCCTGTACAATGCCAGTATAGTCAAACTTTCCTGCAAACTTACGACTTGGAGTGTCACCATCACCCTTCAATCCCTGTACAATGCCAGTATAGTCAAACTTTCCTGCAAACTTACGACTTGGGAGTGTCACCATCACCCTTCAATCCCTGTACAATGCCAGTATAGTCAAACTTTCATGCAAACTTACGACTTGGAGTGTCACCATCACCCTTCAATCCCTGTACAATGCCAGTATAGTCAAACTTTCATGCAAACTTACGACTTGGAGTGTCACCATCACCCTTCAATCCCTGTACAATGCCAGTGTAGGCCTCAAGGCATCCTTCACGTAACTCGTTCAGATAGTCTATCATGTCATAGTCAGTCTGCAATATAAACACATTCACTAATAGaatatgtccatttaatatCTAGCCAAGGATAAGGCTTGGGGGATGTCCTTGCCTATGTTTCAGTTTGTACAGGTGTCCAAGAAATGAGGAGCATGGACTACATGTAATGATCCGTTCTATGAAAGCTTGATTTTTTAAACCAGTTTTGGGGCAAtaattacgaacagtctcaagttccaagtctagactcagaaaagcatttttatgaaggaacaaaaaaatcatacttaTTCAATTccttttacaaaaatatatatgtattaaataatagtaaattattcaaatagtaGTATATTTCAGCAATTTTCACAGTCACTATGTTTCGAAGAAgataaataacaatgaaatgaagttctACCATATCAAGTCTGGAGTCTGAACTCTTGAGACTGTTCATATTCACTGCCCCTGGTTTTCTAtctagcatttttttttgtataagttaTCAGCTTTGTTGCAATTTTTAGAATATTTGTacataagctatcagctttgtAGCAATCTAGCTATAATATGAAAAGTGAATCGTTTGGCGatgtcaagttgtttttttaaaatattttttcagaaagTTAATGTGGATATCTAACTATACTAGCTTGTCAACTCAATCTTGTGTTGCATGTAGACAACACCATACATAGATAATTCTTAAAGGTCTTTATCAAGGCAATATCACCAAATATGGaccaacaagagctgtcacagtatgtgacgaatgcccccgaatgtgacattgacctacgaacaaggtcagtacatgaaaagttgatcttgcctttacgtgtcaaatacatatggcaagttattttaaattgcctctgaacataaaaaataccacccatacttgacaacctacactgttatgtccttatattcagaattcccttgtgaataaacacttagtgtatctttcacctaagaggtagggacatgggtcttgcacacgacacattgtcttcgtatgtggaacacaagtagcaagtgattttaaaatctgtccatacaagggaaagtaacagccctgacacgacaacctatactctatgtccttatatgcagcactccattatgaataaacactaagtgtgaccttgacctttgaggtagggacacgggtcttgcaggcgacacgtcgtcttggtatgtggaacacatgtgtcaagtttttttaaaatctctccatacaagggaaagttacagcccggacacgacaacctatactctatgtccttatatgcagcactccattgtgaataaacactatgtgtgaccttgacctttgaggtagggacacgggtcttgcaggcgacacgtcgtcttggtatgtggaacacatgtggcaagttattttaaaatctgtccatacaaaggaaagttacagcccggacacgacaacctatactctatgtccttatatgcagcactccattgtaaataaactctaagtgtgaccttgacctttgaggtagggacacgggttttgcacgcgacacgtcttcttggtatgtggaacaaatttggcaagttattttaaaatctgtccatacaagggaaagttacagcccggacacgacaacctatactctatgtccttatatgcagcactccattgtgaataaacactaagtgtgaccttgacctttgaggtagggacacgggtcttgcactcgacacgtcgtcttggtatgtggaacacatgtggcaagttatttaaaatctgtccatacaagggaaagttacagcccggacacgacaacctgtactctatgtccttatatgcagcactccattgtgaataaacactaagtgtgaccttgacctttgaggtagggacacgggttttgcacgcgacacgtcgtcttcgtatgtggtacacatgtggcaagttattttaaaatctgtccatacaagggaaagttacagcccggacacgacaatctatactctatgtccttatatgcagcactccattgtgaataaacactaagtgtgaccttgacctttgaggtagggacacgagtcttgcacgccacacgacgtcttggtatgtggaacacatgtggcaagttattttaaaatctgtccatacaagggaaagttacagagccggacggacggacggtgcgattttaatatgcccaccttcgggggcataacaATAACGTTAGGTGCCCTACCTTGTCAACTTGTGCCTGTGTGGCCTGTTGTACAGTAGACAACACAACCTCTAGATAATTCTTGAAGGTGGGGCCTATAGCCAAGGCAATATCACCAAATATGGACAGAATCTGGGGCTTCACAGACCGATGTACACTTTGATTCTGAAAAAAGAGAGAATAAagtatgatgataatgataGGACTAAGGGGACGGATGGACAGAAACTCTGATTACTGTAtgcttttctgtttttgtatggAAAAAATGGTATATTCTTTAAGACACCAACTTTTTAACATTCTAATATCTTTTCTGactatcttttaaataaatatcttttctgactatcttttaaaacattcttcTTTATTTATAGGCAAATTGGAATGGCATGGATTAGAATTTTAGCCCCAGCCccatttataaaacattgaagGAACAACACTGGTGTGTGTTACACATGGACTAGATCGCTTTAAACATGAGGCAAAAACTTTGCGTATATTCTCTGGGAAGGTCATGCAATGTATCTTTAACATGGCTGAACAAACATGAACGGACTTACCCCCAGGTTTTCTAGAAGCAGGAGCATTATCTCGTCACAGTATGGAAGCACCTTCTGTCCCAGGGCTCGACTCAGGTCACCAACCAGACCTACAGCAACTATACACACCTACAAAGGAAAGTTCAAGAGTTTTATACTACAGGACGGTTTCTATTGCCTTTGAATGTTTTGTGATTGAATCCCTTtctcttttaaaattaaagcattGAGAGGCAttctttgtatacattttgaaacatatttaaaactgacaatttatatgcatcataCACCTCATCAATTTTACCCCCATTCATTTTTCTCTCTCAATAAAGCCCAATCTACACCCCAGTCCATTACCTGGTATTCACCGTGGTTTTTCAGGGCATGGATCAGGAATGGTTTGAAGGCTTCCATGTACTTGAGGAAATTCTCTCCCAATACTGAAAACAACATCAGACATTTGACGGCaccaatttctttaatattaaattttcaaactatttctttacgaataaatcataattaaaaagTTTGTCTTGATGCTAAAGAAGAAATAAAGCAACAATGCATATCATAAAACTTCTTTTTGCTTAAGTACATGTagattatttatatcaaatagaGAAAGGGTTGTGATGTCATTTACAGCAAATACAAGCCCCTAATCCTAACAAACccaatataattttctttaaattatacCTACCCTCAGTGAGGATAGACAGTGCTAACAGAGCGTCTTCCTGCACGCAGCCTGACTTCCCAGTTGAAGACTGGAACATTCGCAGCAGGCAGTGCATTATCTGGTCAGAAATCTTTGGGGCATCTTCCGGTGTTACTTTCCGTAATACACTCTGAAATGGATGACAATATATTCGATTTTCAAGATCAGAtctattatattttgtcaaaactatttaatatattcatgaaagTACCAGGTTTAATGCATCTGTTATTAAATAGTTTTGCACTCATCatttaagggactgtacaccacaTTGGCACCAATAAACgcttttttctgtaacgaatctcagaacaattatgtaataaatgttttactctttgatatcataattgtaaattttttaccaaaatgtaaaaaaatggagttggagaccgggttcaaaccgGTACTGCCAAAATTACAGtacagtgttgtatccactgtgccactgtgaattcattccttatgggacataaggaatgaattctactaggttgacatacctagtaatcttttttaatgaaaaaatatgaaaaaactgcaaaaaataaattaattgtatacaaTGTAGTACaaaagtaagtttcaatgcattgaacaCATCGGTACCAAGGTTATGtgagttttcgacaattttcttttctttttttgctgTTTCAGCATTAGGAGTACAGCCCCTTCAAAGACAGACAAATTCGCCAAAATACCTACATTTCAATTAAGCAAGAGGCCTTAAAAAAGACAAATGGTATGTTACCCAATGATACATGTGGGAAAAAGGTAAGCAAACATTCAGAGGTGGGCGACTTGGTTATGGTGTTTACCTGTAGAGTAGCACAAAGCAGTGAAGTCAAATCATTGTACTGGGAACGCTCCGAAGATGCTTGTATCACATTCTGTAAAAGACAAACAAGATTTAATGTAGTTTTTCTACATTAACTTAACTATTAGCACAATTTTGGGGTCAACTTTTAATACcattctttttcttcttcttttaaatatatgaatcaGAAAAAGCACCGTCATACTTTATATACCGTCTTACTTTATATACCGTcttactttatatttttaaaatgaagtcGACTGTTTCAATGCAATCTATAGAATTAAGTACATATATTTACTGGACTGAGAAACTATTTTGCTCAACTTTGTACATTATCCATGGAAGGTAAAACTGTGTGGACTTTTAAGTCATAAATATGAAAGTAAATTGTTTACTAAAGTTAAAGTCCCACTTTTAATAGATTACTAAGACTAGCACGCACCTCTAATTGAAGGACTTTTTCTAGTTTATCTAGGACGAGGACCAGTGTACTAAGGACAATAGGGTAGCAGTCTTTAGGGCTGTTTTTCATCAGCTCCATAATGGCCTCGTAGGCAGCATTTCTTAGATTGTTTTGGTTCGCATCCGCTCTGAAAATCAATAGAATATAAAGCttgatatcataaattaagTATGATCTCACTTTTCAGGATGGTTTTCTAGTTAAAGTAACTTttcaaattgtttcttttgGCAGCCAGAAAGTACAAGCAATTTTtcggtaacagtgaccttgactcaAGGGGCCCTAAATGCaacccatgaaaggtctccataaactcttcctacataccaatCCAAACATTTGACATTCAGTTTCAACCCTCTTTCTAAAAGCTTAAAAGCCtgataatttcaatattaacaagTTAATTCCCACAAAACTTTATCTACATCATAAAAACACAAATCAAACAAGCAATAAGTATCTTACCTATCAGCAGTGGCTATAAGTTTCTGGACAATCTGTTCGAAGTATTTGGAGAGGCAGTAGTTTGGTGGGTCGTTTCCATCATCTGGCGTCTCTGCAGCTTCGTAGGCAGCTTCAGCAAGACTGGAAAATGCCTGTCCAGGGAAGCAGAAACGTAATTCAAGTACATCACACAATTAACATGGTAAAGACAAATTTGTTCAACTTGATTCATTCTTTTAATCCGGCTGACTgaatcaacaaaaaaacaacagacattcACCCATAGTTAATTCTAGCTCTAAATCCATCAATTTGCAGGTTTCTGCCAATAATTTGAAAACTTGAAGCCATGACTTCCTgaacaaggatcatttcaaccttttaCCTCTTAGAATATATTGACCATGGAGATCCACTCCCACTCACCAgggtgaaccttcatggcaaatTTGCATGGTCAAAATACAGCTTGGACAAAATTAATTTCAACCTTTGAACTTTAAgcgtgaccttgatctttgaggtatAGACCTTGGGTCTaaccatgatttttttttaaaacagtcagACTGGAAACCTACCCAGCACACATTGCTAGCCACTCTCGGTTCTGTATTCAGGCCGTCCACAAGAGCGTATAGCAGCGGCTCCAAGTATTTCTCATTGATAACCGTCTCTGGCAAGATCTCGCACACACGACCGATGGTCCATGCTCCTGTGTCTCGAACAACGACGCTCGGGTCTTTGAGGCTCTCTATCAACATCGGCAGAGCCTGGTCCACCAATAACTTGAGCTGGTTCGGATCTGGACCTTCCAATATGGAACCTGAAAGAAAAGAATCAAAGATGTGACAGAATTCACATCAAGAAATGTGTGAAAGTATTCTTTGGTTGTATCTATGATAGATACTTGGAGAGAAGCGTCATTTATATCAgagatttgttttcattttagttttttaatttggacataaaatataaaattgtcgCCGTGGCCAGGTGTTTTTATTGGTGAACCAGTGGATTTCCTAAACAATTGTGCTAATGCGaaattcttgataaaaaagCGCAAAGAAATCCGAGGACACTCGAATGCCATATTTTGGTAGCTTTTTATTTTTGAGTCC from Mya arenaria isolate MELC-2E11 chromosome 7, ASM2691426v1 carries:
- the LOC128240891 gene encoding importin subunit beta-1-like isoform X2, giving the protein MDLVTILEKTTSADHTELEHAQKFLEQASATNLPELLKTLSEILKTATNSPVARMQAGLQLKNALYSKDQALKLEYQQRWLSFPEDVRNLVKINVLASLGTETVRPSSAAQCVANIACADLPNGLWPDLISSLCRNVTDPASTEMMKESCLEAVGYICQDIDPEILQTQSNEILTAIVHGMKKEETSNHVRFAATNALLNSLEFTKSNFERDSERHFIMQVVCEATQSEETRVRVAALQCLVKIMSLYYVYMEHYMGPALFAITVEAMKSEVDEIALQGIEFWSTVCDEEVDLAIELSEAAEAGKPPERTSRFYAKGALQYLVPIMLSSLTKQEEFDDDDEWNPCKAAGVCLMLMASCCEDDIIPHVLPFVTQNIQNQDWRHRDASVMAFGSILEGPDPNQLKLLVDQALPMLIESLKDPSVVVRDTGAWTIGRVCEILPETVINEKYLEPLLYALVDGLNTEPRVASNVCWAFSSLAEAAYEAAETPDDGNDPPNYCLSKYFEQIVQKLIATADRADANQNNLRNAAYEAIMELMKNSPKDCYPIVLSTLVLVLDKLEKVLQLENVIQASSERSQYNDLTSLLCATLQSVLRKVTPEDAPKISDQIMHCLLRMFQSSTGKSGCVQEDALLALSILTEVLGENFLKYMEAFKPFLIHALKNHGEYQVCIVAVGLVGDLSRALGQKVLPYCDEIMLLLLENLGNQSVHRSVKPQILSIFGDIALAIGPTFKNYLEVVLSTVQQATQAQVDKTDYDMIDYLNELREGCLEAYTGIVQGLKGDGDTPSQEVALLQNHVGHMISFIEHIALDEDHSDSNISASCGLIGDLCTTFGASILPLVDKEPITSLLTKGRRSKVSKCKTLSTWATKEIRKLKNAQS
- the LOC128240891 gene encoding importin subunit beta-1-like isoform X1 translates to MDLVTILEKTTSADHTELEHAQKFLEQASATNLPELLKTLSEILKTATNSPVARMQAGLQLKNALYSKDQALKLEYQQRWLSFPEDVRNLVKINVLASLGTETVRPSSAAQCVANIACADLPNGLWPDLISSLCRNVTDPASTEMMKESCLEAVGYICQDIDPEILQTQSNEILTAIVHGMKKEETSNHVRFAATNALLNSLEFTKSNFERDSERHFIMQVVCEATQSEETRVRVAALQCLVKIMSLYYVYMEHYMGPALFAITVEAMKSEVDEIALQGIEFWSTVCDEEVDLAIELSEAAEAGKPPERTSRFYAKGALQYLVPIMLSSLTKQEEFDDDDEWNPCKAAGVCLMLMASCCEDDIIPHVLPFVTQNIQNQDWRHRDASVMAFGSILEGPDPNQLKLLVDQALPMLIESLKDPSVVVRDTGAWTIGRVCEILPETVINEKYLEPLLYALVDGLNTEPRVASNVCWAFSSLAEAAYEAAETPDDGNDPPNYCLSKYFEQIVQKLIATADRADANQNNLRNAAYEAIMELMKNSPKDCYPIVLSTLVLVLDKLEKVLQLENVIQASSERSQYNDLTSLLCATLQSVLRKVTPEDAPKISDQIMHCLLRMFQSSTGKSGCVQEDALLALSILTEVLGENFLKYMEAFKPFLIHALKNHGEYQVCIVAVGLVGDLSRALGQKVLPYCDEIMLLLLENLGNQSVHRSVKPQILSIFGDIALAIGPTFKNYLEVVLSTVQQATQAQVDKTDYDMIDYLNELREGCLEAYTGIVQGLKGDGDTPSQEVALLQNHVGHMISFIEHIALDEDHSDSNISASCGLIGDLCTTFGASILPLVDKEPITSLLTKGRRSKVSKCKTLSTWATKEIRKLKNAQSW